In Planctomycetia bacterium, one DNA window encodes the following:
- a CDS encoding DNA cytosine methyltransferase, with protein MAVCDPIPVIDLFAGPGGLGEGFSAARFRGQHIFRIALSIEKDPHAHATLMLRGFFRQFTGRRVPEAYYEHLRGELARDDLYARYPAEAQRAAQEAWHAELGGASAPPDLVRRRIRQSLAGAKAWVLIGGPPCQAYSIAGRSRNRGIRGYALERDGRHRLYEEYLRIVADLWPPVFVMENVKGLLSTTIRGELLFERMCDDLSDPARTRPRQKRRRYRILSLGEKVERSPFDGDSVQSFVVRAERHGIPQARHRVILLGIREDLGDITPPVLRSQEAVPADAVLQGLPRLRSGLSRASGRMSKYAGGQDVWLNAIKREINSRWVDGNHGIDNRETVRELIRSTIKELCVPPADRGAEFVRGQVTVNYEPEWFLDDRIGGACNHASRAHMDRDLHRYLFAACYAAVNHRSPRMKDFPPDLQPNHRNVAAAINGGYFDDRFRVQLRNEPATTITSHIHKDGHYYIHPDPSQCRSLTVREAARIQTFPDNYYFTGLRSQQYIQVGNAVPPLLARQIAEVVYGVLRGAGMTG; from the coding sequence ATGGCGGTTTGCGACCCGATACCCGTGATCGACCTGTTCGCGGGACCGGGCGGGCTGGGCGAGGGCTTCAGCGCTGCCCGCTTCCGCGGCCAGCACATCTTTCGCATCGCCCTCTCGATTGAAAAAGACCCGCACGCCCACGCCACGCTCATGCTGCGGGGCTTCTTCCGCCAGTTTACGGGCCGTCGCGTTCCAGAGGCCTATTACGAACATCTGCGCGGCGAGCTGGCTCGTGATGACCTGTACGCCCGTTACCCGGCCGAGGCACAGCGTGCCGCCCAGGAGGCGTGGCACGCGGAACTCGGCGGTGCATCGGCGCCGCCGGACCTCGTGCGCCGACGGATCCGCCAATCGCTGGCCGGAGCGAAAGCGTGGGTGCTCATCGGCGGTCCGCCGTGCCAGGCCTACTCGATCGCCGGCCGGTCGCGGAACCGCGGAATACGTGGATACGCGCTCGAGCGGGACGGTCGTCATCGCCTGTACGAAGAATACCTCCGCATCGTCGCGGACCTGTGGCCACCGGTCTTTGTGATGGAGAATGTCAAGGGCCTGCTGTCAACAACGATCCGGGGTGAGCTGCTGTTTGAACGCATGTGCGATGATCTTAGTGATCCGGCCCGTACCCGGCCGCGCCAGAAGCGGCGACGGTATCGCATTCTTTCACTCGGGGAGAAGGTGGAACGGAGCCCGTTCGATGGCGACTCCGTCCAGAGCTTTGTGGTCCGTGCTGAACGCCACGGGATTCCACAAGCCCGACATCGCGTAATCCTGCTTGGAATTCGGGAGGACCTGGGGGACATAACACCGCCAGTACTGCGAAGTCAAGAAGCAGTCCCCGCCGATGCCGTCCTGCAAGGACTTCCCCGGTTGCGTAGCGGTCTGTCGAGAGCATCGGGACGTATGTCGAAGTACGCAGGCGGCCAGGACGTCTGGCTCAACGCTATAAAACGTGAGATTAACAGCAGGTGGGTTGACGGAAACCACGGAATCGACAATAGGGAAACTGTCCGTGAACTCATCCGCTCAACCATCAAAGAACTGTGTGTTCCACCGGCGGATCGAGGTGCGGAGTTCGTCCGCGGACAGGTCACCGTCAACTACGAGCCGGAATGGTTTCTGGATGACAGGATCGGTGGAGCATGTAACCACGCTTCGCGGGCACATATGGACCGTGATCTGCACCGCTACCTGTTCGCAGCGTGCTACGCGGCGGTCAATCACCGGTCGCCGCGGATGAAGGACTTCCCGCCCGATCTGCAGCCGAATCACCGCAACGTGGCTGCGGCGATCAACGGCGGTTACTTTGACGACCGTTTCCGTGTGCAGCTCAGGAACGAGCCAGCAACGACAATTACCAGCCACATCCATAAGGACGGCCATTACTACATTCACCCGGATCCGTCACAGTGCAGAAGCCTCACCGTCCGCGAAGCGGCGCGGATTCAGACATTTCCCGATAACTATTACTTCACAGGGTTGCGCTCGCAGCAGTACATTCAGGTCGGAAACGCGGTGCCTCCTCTGCTGGCGCGC